The following are from one region of the Capsicum annuum cultivar UCD-10X-F1 chromosome 1, UCD10Xv1.1, whole genome shotgun sequence genome:
- the LOC107873466 gene encoding F-box protein PP2-A13 — protein sequence MGANASSIDTKSDDQLAFLSVKSNLDDVPEACIALVLSYLDPPEISKLARVSRVFRAAASADFIWQPKLPSNYKYIFRELLGLKVDGLGLKDLYAKLSRPRSFDAGTKEVWIDKNSGGVCLAISSKRMTITGIDDRRYWNHIPTNESRFQTVAYLQQIWWLEVDGDLEFKFPEGTYSLFFRLHLGKATKRHSRRACNYEHVHGWDLKPVQFQLTTPDGCRVTSRCYLDNIGTWMQHHVGDFVVKDGTVPTKIKFSLTQIDCTHTKGGLCVDSVLICPSSLAKELSYC from the exons ATGGGTGCTAATGCATCTTCCATTGACACCAAATCTGATGATCAGTTGGCTTTTTTGTCAGTGAAGTCGAACCTTGATGATGTACCAGAGGCTTGTATTGCTCTTGTACTTTCGTATCTTGATCCACCTGAGATTTCCAAGCTGGCACGTGTTAGCAGAGTCTTTCGTGCTGCTGCTTCTGCTGATTTTATATGGCAACCCAAATTGCCCTCCAATTACAAGTATATTTTTCGAGAATTGCTTGGACTTAAAGTTGATGGATTGGGTTTAAAGGACCTTTACGCTAAGCTTTCTCGTCCTAGGTCCTTTGATGCTGGCACAAAG GAAGTATGGATTGACAAGAACAGTGGAGGGGTTTGCTTGGCTATTTCATCTAAAAGAATGACTATTACCGGAATTGATGATCGCAGATATTGGAATCACATTCCCACAAATGAATCAAG ATTTCAAACTGTAGCTTATCTTCAACAAATCTGGTGGCTTGAAGTCGACGGGGATCTCGAGTTCAAATTCCCAGAAGGGACATATAGCCTATTCTTCAGACTTCACCTTGGTAAGGCGACAAAGAGGCACAGTCGTCGTGCCTGTAACTATGAGCATGTTCACGGCTGGGACTTGAAACCTGTCCAGTTTCAGTTAACAACACCCGATGGTTGCCGTGTGACATCCCGGTGTTATCTGGACAACATAGGAACTTGGATGCAGCACCACGTGGGAGATTTTGTTGTTAAGGATGGCACTGTTCCAACAAAGATCAAATTTTCATTGACACAGATAGATTGCACACATACAAAAGGTGGTCTGTGTGTTGATTCTGTGTTAATATGCCCTAGTAGTTTAGCTAAAGAATTGAGTTATTGTTGA